Genomic segment of Aquila chrysaetos chrysaetos chromosome 16, bAquChr1.4, whole genome shotgun sequence:
ttctttttggtgagtttttctctgccttgctgGACACGGGAGCTGAGCCAGCGAGCACCGCAGGCATATCTTAACCCATACACGAATCAACTCTTCGGTCTCTCAAGTACATGTccaagagttttctttttaatccaaaaGGATTAAAGGTCTCCCGAGGCCCTGGACTCGAGGGATGGGGTGGAGGGATTATCCCCAGTCTTGGCTCGCTCTGTCGCCATCCTCTCGGCTGAGCCCAGGCAGGAGCGACTGAATCCCACGGTGCTTTCGAGGCCGCTGGGAAGCGAGGCAGCAGGAGGTTTGAATCCAgctcctaaaaaaaccccacagtagGTCATCACAAAACAACGCTGCCAGAGCCGACGGCAATTGCTGGTCTTGTTGACACCCTCCGCGGAGGGATGGATGGAGTAAGGCTTGGATTAATACCCTGGGCTCTGGCCAAGGTCTTGCCTCACGACAGTCCTCCTGATGTGGTGGCCCAGGAAGCCACTGTGGCCATGTTTAAATAAATCCATTCCTAGAGAAGGGCATTCGTTAAAGCCCCTGGCTTTAACGCCCTGAGGGCATCAGGCACCAGGCACGCTCCTCCCCAGTAAAGCTCCGTGTCTCCTCTATCCACAGACatgccgccgctgctgccgaTGGACCTCAAAGGGGAGCCAGGACCGCCAGGGAAGCCCGGCCCGCGCGGACCCCCCGGACCCCCCGGCTACCCAGGAAAGCCGGGCACGGGGAAGCCGGGAATGCACGGCCAGCCTGGGCCCGCTGGGCCCCCCGGCTTCTCGGGCATTGGGAAACCCGGCATCCCAGGACTCCCCGGAAAGGCGGGTATGAAAGGGATGCCCGGAGCCAAGGGCGAGCCCGGCATGCGAGGGGAGCAAGGGCCGAGAGGACTGCCCGGCCCCCCAGGGCTGCCGGGGCCAGCTGGCATCTCGGTCAACGGGAAGCCGGGCCCCCAGGGCGGCCCCGGCTTGCCCGGTTTTCGGGGCGAGCCTGGCCCAAAAGGAGAGCCGGGTCCCCGCGGAGAGCGAGGGATGAAGGGTGAAAACGGCGTGGGGAAGCCAGGGTTACCGGGGCCCCGGGGGAACGGGGGTcctcccggccccgcggggccccCAGGGCCCGTCGGCGTTGGAAAACCCGGCCTCGACGGCCTGCCGGGTGCGCCGGGGGAGAAGGGCGACATGGGCCCTCCTGGCGGGCCTGGCGTCAACGGGGAGCCCGGCCCCGTGGGGCCCCGGGGCCCCCCCGGCATCGACGGGATCGGTGTCCCAGGCGCCGCGGGGGTCCCGGGGATACAGGGCCCCATGGGACCGAAGGGGGAACCCGGGATCCGCGGCCTCCCCGGTTTGCCGGGCCCGACGGGCTACGGGAAGCCGGGCTTGCCCGGCCTAAAAGGAGACCGCGGGCAGCCCGGGGTGCCGGGAGCCATCGGCGATAAGGGGGAACCCGGCGTTGACGGGGAGCCGGGGGAGCCGGGCCCTGCCGGCATCATCGGGCCGCCGGGCCCGCCGGGGTCCATGGGGCTGCCGGGCAAGCACGGGCTGCCCGGCTCCAAAGGGGACGTGGGGCCAAGCGGGCCCCCGGGAATGCCGGGGATGCGTGGCGACCAGGGACCGAACGGCTTCGCAGGGAAGCCCGGGGTGCCGGGAGAAAGGGGCCTGCCCGGGTCACTGGGACCCCCCGGCCCAACGGGCCCCAAAGGAGAACCAGGGTTCATCGGCCTCCCGGGGGTGCCAGGATTAacgggcggccccggcccgaAAGGCGACGGCGGGATCCCG
This window contains:
- the COL8A2 gene encoding collagen alpha-2(VIII) chain gives rise to the protein MVPDAVALLVVVVMMVGLRSAAGGGAAGYAQVKYMQPMVKGPLGPPFREGKGQYLDMPPLLPMDLKGEPGPPGKPGPRGPPGPPGYPGKPGTGKPGMHGQPGPAGPPGFSGIGKPGIPGLPGKAGMKGMPGAKGEPGMRGEQGPRGLPGPPGLPGPAGISVNGKPGPQGGPGLPGFRGEPGPKGEPGPRGERGMKGENGVGKPGLPGPRGNGGPPGPAGPPGPVGVGKPGLDGLPGAPGEKGDMGPPGGPGVNGEPGPVGPRGPPGIDGIGVPGAAGVPGIQGPMGPKGEPGIRGLPGLPGPTGYGKPGLPGLKGDRGQPGVPGAIGDKGEPGVDGEPGEPGPAGIIGPPGPPGSMGLPGKHGLPGSKGDVGPSGPPGMPGMRGDQGPNGFAGKPGVPGERGLPGSLGPPGPTGPKGEPGFIGLPGVPGLTGGPGPKGDGGIPGQPGLRGPSGIPGLQGPAGPMGPQGLPGLKGEPGLPGVPGEGKTGEPGMAGPIGPPGMPGTPGLNGPPGPPGPPGPPGAPGVFDETGIAGLHLPDGGVEGAVLGNGKPGKPQYGRGELSARIAPAFTAILTSPFPASGMPVKFDRTLYNGHNGYNPVTGIFTCPVSGIYYFAYHVHVKGTNVWVALYKNNVPATYTYDEYKKGYLDQASGSAVLELKENDQVWVQMPSDQANGLYSTEYIHSSFSGFLLCPT